AAACAGATCTCATCCACATCGGCAGATACCTGTTCCACCTGTCAATCAGTCAGCCGGTAAGTCATTTACTTGAGTTTTCATTCAAATGTTTCGCCTACAGTGAAGAAGTAAtctctctcaaattttttttttaatttgtttatgTTATTCATTGCTAAATTTGAAAGCAGCCTTAAACGTATTAGAAAATTCTTACTTTAAAAGAACTTCTCCCCCCCATCCCTCAATTACACTTGCTGACATGTGAATACTgttaaaatttgttaatttcattaaattccGGCAAATGGAAGAAATATTCTCATCTTCAACTCATCCTACTGCAGGGGTTGTCCCAATAGGAAAAAATTGCTTCAAATCTTGAAATTAATAAATGTTTGTAAACTTgaaaatacgaattttaaaGGTGTCATACTGTTGTTTCAATACAATCAACAATGTTCCCAGCAAACTTATACCAAAATTTAGCCTTATGCAAAGTTTGCAGGTCTGCAATTTCAAAGCGATTCCatgtaatgtttatttttgcaacGGCATCAATTTTATCCTATACCTTCCTTTTACTTCTATTGATATTTTAATCAATGCCAAATTAATCAAGATTGTGTCCTACTTTCATCTAAAACCACGTTCATtcattgttgatgttttttcctCCTACTTTAGGGAACAAATTAGTTTCTGAAAGATGCCCTGTTGGCCGTGAAGAATTGGTCAAGGCTCTCAACAATTTTTCTACAGTTATTGGTAACtaatctcaaaaatatttttgcctgGTAGAATTTAAGTATCCACCTTGACATCTATCTACCCTCATATGAAAAGACTTTCCTTTTGCTCGTCAATATTCATTGCAACACTGAGGAAATTTCGACACTTTTGGAGAACTGTTGATGGGTGTAAATTGTAGTGAAAAAGTTGATTGTAAGGAAAATTAGTCGTACCATCATGTTTCCTACAGACTACTGATCAACTGGTTAAGTGGTGGATCTCCTTTGCATGCAAGAATTTCACCCACTGAAGTggtccaaaataaattttgcctTCGTTTTGggtgtagaaaaaaaattgaacttcacCGTTTTCTATTTCGAAATTTgtgtttccctttaaaaaaattaagatcccACTCATGAGTGATATTAAAATTTAGTTAAGATGGCTGTTTATTCAAATGTGAAGAAAGTCATAATATTTGCATACTAATTTGtgtcaaagaaaaaaagttgtctTATGTACGATTCTTCAAAAAACGATGATTTCTTTCGAGACAATGAACATGAATAAGTAATtgctctattttctttttttccagaaaaaattgacaagatgTCTAATATAGTGGGCAATCTCACCCATAGAGTGGCTAAGCTGTCTACAACTGTTGAGTCTTTAACTAAAACCGTGGCAGAGATggattccaaaatttcagacctCTTAATCCAAGAGTCCACTCTTACGAACGATTCCCTCAATGAAATTCTGCCTCTAGCCACAGAAAAAAGTTTGAAGACCTTTAATCGTGATCTATCCGACGTTACGTATCActtaaattttgtgagttttcttgtgtcaaattttcatatTCTTCTAAGTATTAAGTTTTATGGATCTTGTGAATCAACATTCTGAAAGACATTTAATGTTGATAAGATTATGCGcttaaaaattggtttttccACATCTAGAGTAGTGTTgctaagaaaaataaagaaacgcTTAAGGAATGGTAAGAAATCTGCCAGATAACAGAAAATAGTTCGTACAAtaagaggaaagttatgcataattTTGGTAATGTAGAATGCCACTTACTGCCCTCTCATGTTGCATCCTTCTGAAAATCTAGATTCTTGGCTCCCTCAAATGAtcaaaagaaattgcaaaaaggAAAACAAGGATTTTCGTATTAAAGTATATAAATCATGCATCATTCCGTATCCTCAGTGAATTCTCTCTGACCCTCAATTTCCCAAAATAATTTAATAGTTAAAATGCTAAAAATGCGTCTCTCAactgcaatgtttaaaaatctctgatcatgttttaattttgtgaaggaaaaggaattaaaattgttcaatttcgttttattttttaaagttattgaagaaaatcacagaaaatttcaaaccgaGAAACTGTTtggtaattttcatttaaaatgaaaagaaatataACATTGCAATATGAGTTAAGcattttttcgactttagcaGAGGATGTGAGCTTCGAATCTGAATTCTATCTCACCCTGCTAACCACTCTCCtctgttcaaattttttataattacaTATGTTACTTCATGGTTTTCTCTTAGATCAAATTCCTGCGAACTAAAGTGAAGGATACAATTGGTGACTCTATGAGGGCCATTGCGAACCTCCTCATGACGGATGATCTGGCTCTCTGTTACTCTTGGACAGGGCATAAAGGCAAAAAACCCATCAAAGAAAATACCCATCTCTTCTCTGCTATTGCAAGTGAGTGTCGTACTATTCTCTATTATGTCTCCTATAAACTCTTCGCAGCTTCCTTATTCCAGACAGGCaccaaagaaaattcagaactGCCTAGAAACAGTTAGCTTCGTGCTTTTAGGTCACAATACAGAtgacttttttgtaaaaaatgactAAATCAGGAAAGCAATCCTCTGCCAAGTTCAATTCTaactcttaaaaattaatgtacAAAATATACTATCATCCATGATATGATAGGACAGCAGATTGCACGAGGAAGCAAAAATGAACTATCTTTTTAGTTactctgaatattttttgagaaGTGCTTCAACTCTTTACTTTCGTACATCCAAAAACTGGGTCAAGCATTGCGCGCTTCAAAGCTTCATTGAAGAAGTATAATCAGtaaattacaaatttcaaatACGACTACAAGCTGATCTTCATACTTAAACAGTTAATACACAGAGTGGTTGGGGACtgggaaaaaccggaaaaagtcagaaaatctCATCGGTCAGGGAATATTTTGTGGAGTAGGTTCCACGTAAACCTAATCCTGAAGGTCGTCGCTCAACAATGCTTCACAAGTACTCTTTGACTACATCGAGTGGCCTTACGTTATCGTAAAAAAGTCAAGGTAAAGTCagggaatgataaaatgaaatgttGCTAATCACCCTGATACAGCCAGATCTATGTAGAAAAGGTTTGTGTTGTAGCAGAAGAACATGTACAAGCCATTTTACCTGAAATCATTTTCATTGTAATCCAAAACTCAGTTCCAGTAAGTGCCGTTTGTTATGCTCATTGTAAAGGACCAATCAGTTGCCTCATTGATTCTCCTCATCGTAAACATATAATTAATGTCATAATCGTTTTCCTGGATTTCAGAAGCCATCAGAACCAAATTCCCAAATGCAACAGACAAGGAAATTTTCGAGCCTTTCAAGCGATGGCTGGCGCATGCTGAAGAAAGATTAAACCCTGGGTAATATATGATGAAGTCATAAGTACatgtttttggaaattttaagctGTTATCAACATGGGTGGAAGTTAGAGAGTTTTATCTGGGGGTGCTAGAAGGGAACCTCTTCAAGAGGTGTCTGGGAAGGTAGTAGAAGGCACCCTACCAAAGGTTTCTCGCAGCTCCAAAAAAGGGTTCTGTGAGGGTCttagttgaaaattttgaaaacttgattCGTCTCAAGAGCAGTTTTGAGCTGGTCTAGCCCAGAGATTGATGCCCAAGACAAATGCATTGTCACGCACTTATTTAACAACATCCCTCTCATTTCCTCGGAGGAGCCATGACAATTTCTTGGGAGAGGCTTCCCTATTTCCGCCCATTTGGTTTTCAATAAATGTTGCTAACGATTTGAGAGTATTGCCCTGAATAAAATGGCCTTCAAGAAATGAATTTcggagaatttaatttttaataatggTTGTAATAGAACCAAGTGAACTACCTAGGTAGTTTTAAGTAAAAGATTAGGTTTCGATTTTTTGTGACTAAAAACAATAGGAggataaaatgaaacaaaaaattcgtaatttaacCCAGTGAGCATTTTAATCCTATATACCACCTCCTTTCTTTTTCCCTTTCCCTCCCCTTCTTTCACTTCCCTTCCCCTCGTAACCTCTCATATAATTTAGAAAGTGAACAGatttaattggttttttttctcgtttaattTTCAGAATGTACAAGAAATCTCAGAACGGCAATGATGAAGAAAACAATAATTTTGAAGATGATTGCCATTTAGAAAATGATGATGTTTTCAATGATAACAATTTTGATGAATCAGTTGAAGACGAATTACCTCAAGGTGGCGAAGAAGATGAATTACCTCAAGGTGGTGAAGAAGATGAATTACCTCAAGGTGGCGAAGAAGATGAATTACCTCAAGGTGGCGAAGAAGACATGAATATTCATGAAGACAGGGAAGAGGTCCCAGTTGAAAGATTTAGTCTCAATGATGATGTTCAGTATGCCATAAATGAATTATTCGATGGGCCCAATAGTCCACTTGACGACAGCATGGCTGCAACATACTTTCAAGACTCTCAATTATATTAATATATATCAATTTAATTGAGTATCTTGAAAGTATGATGTGCACCAAACAGTCTAAGGTGGATGCCCCTATTATTGGCACCTTAAGGAAAATTTAGgtttagatttttctttttagaaaaaaaaaggttttggtTTTTCTTAATCAACAGCAAAGTCTTTTCTAGAAATAAACGTTTCTTAATTAAGTACGTAACTTTAAAGTTCTGTATCCTTGAAATGAGTTTTATCAGTTTAGCCAAccgttgaaatattttttcccttttttattttacttttcccTGCCACCCACAGCTTATTTCATGCATTTATTAGACAAGTTGCCAATAATAGGGACATCCACCTTACATATTACTATAATTTAGAGTCTTGAAAGTTATTTTCTATTAGCACAAGAAAAGTGGGGAaatgaacttaatttttttttaaaaaaaaggaattcaGCTATCAAAGgccttacaaatatttttcttactaCCTAAGTGAAGTCTCCACTTGAGTACTTTCTACGTAactttattaattttatatgaTAAGTAAACTTCTTGTTTCTGGTCCCGATCTCATGTAGGTATACTTCTTATTCCTTCACGATGGCCATTCCGGACTTATTTAGTCCATCTTCAGGTATTCCATTCACGAATATTTTCGTTCGTCAAACGATATAAAACttaataaaaactaaaaattaaaatcacacAATCCGATATCGTGATATTTTAGTCTTTCAGTACTGCTGAGTGCGGGCGCAGTCACTGTATGCTGGAGGGGAGAATCAGTTGGGCAACCTGACTTTCCAACTGATTGTTCAACAGGTGATCTTCTCTCTTCCGTTTGTTTATCTCCAATTGTTCTAGTAAATTTAATTTCCTGCCTTTGGTGCAAGAATGTTAGACTTTGGTTGTACATTCCCCTGGTTTGTGTCCGGTTTCTATTAGACGGTCACTAAGAGatgattttccaatttttttgtgtgtggCATTAGTGAAATGTTCTTtggttttctcagaaatttttccACCAGTTTTAccaacatattttttcccacatTTATACTGGATTTTGTAGATTCCACTATCATTTATCCTGTATGGCTTAATGTTTtttgaatgagtgaagaaaaccTGCATAGAGATCGGGACCAGAAACAAAAAGTGTGAGTTTACTTATCAAATATTCTTGTCACTCGACCAAGTCATACACAACCAAAACCTTTATTAATTTTGCCATGTTTCAAATCGTTCGGAAAACTCCTTTCGTATTATTGAGCTCCAAGCAAAACTTGTTAGAAGAGTCTGAAGTGGTAAATAGTGTATTTTTGAAAGTGATTTGTTGATAAAAGGTTAGATTCTATAAACTTGATTAAGTTACCATGCAAATATGCAAATGTATTGTGATGCAGCTAGTACTgtgattgtttttttctttgttgaaGTCTGAAAGTTCAATAGTTATACCTCTTCTAAGTTTACATAATAAGTTGTACTGcttccaattatttttgttttagctGTGAAGGGTGCAGGAAGCGTTACCTCTTTCCTTATTTacttaaataatttttgatcTCCTACATTGTAATATGTAGCCTATTTTTTGTATGCTCTGCTTAGAGTTTTTGTTCAACCAATTAAACCTCTTACCAAGAAAATTGTTTCTCCTTAATTATGTTTCTCTTATTATCTGTTCCTAACCAAAACATTTCAGTAACATTATTAAAAAACGggcgagaaaaattatcattgTTTTTCTGGAATGATTGATGACTTTTTATTAAATCAGTCAATTTCGAATACAAGATTTGtgatttaaaatttggaaaaagttgGAAGGATTGACTTCTCAACCACTTTTGTACTTAGTAAGAAAACGCTAACCTTGTTAGACATTAATGACATAATTATAGACGTGTGAAAACACTTTTAACTAAATGTTATTTTTAAGAATAACAAGACACCATACTTGGGTTTTGTCAGacagttttgaattttaaatttatcaagtacacattttttctccttttattccatttttcatgcaatatttagcaatttttctaTACCAtggaaaacatgaaattttcatcatgaCCCAtctgaagtttatttttttaaactaattaCGTACACTGAAAGAGGCTGCTACAGGGAATCAAAGAATTTTCTAGGTGtgttcaatcagattttgatCAATCAGGATCTGATTGAACGCACCTGCAGAGAATCTTTGGAATGCAgtcgttaaaaattaaaattaaatctggaaaataatgaagaaaagtAAATGGAAGTGGATAAATGgagaaattttgtattttagtgaaAATTACATGTCCTGTTTTACTAAGAAACATAAATTTTTGCTTAGTCGAAGACATCCCATGAGTTATTACAGGACATAAACCTCTTGCAGTAACAGGATGCTCTGGCTACAGCAAAAATTTGGTTTCTTAAGCCGGGATTTCCTCGGAATGCTTATCGGCGCGGTTCGGCAGCGCCCAGCGCCAATTGTCATAAGAGCCCGTGTTTAATGTTACGGTCGTCAGGCGTCAACGTCTGACGTACATTTTAACACGGGCTCTCGTGACAATTGGCGCTGAGCGCTGCCGAACCGCGCAGATAAGCATTCCGAGGAAATCCCGGCCCTAGTAACCTACAATTTTCGTTAAAATGCAgaattcctcccccccccccccccccccggaaggATTTGCTCACATAATCGTAGGATATTCGGAGGATATTCGTTGGGTAGGATATTCGTAGGATATTCATAGGTTATCTGACTTGTCTCATTAGGATATTCGGAGGATATTCGTAGGATATTCGGTAGGATATTCATCGAATATTCTACTTTTGTCATTGAATATCCTACGAATATCCTATGAATATTCCTCTGCTAGCTGGGGGTACTGCccgtttgaactacgccgccgtaCGGGTCGccgagtgaaaccgaacggggaggcgccgcgcgccggcgcttagctaagcgttcggtttcgtcccgaggaattcctcgcgataaattcttcttcttcctcctccgctgacccactaagcactacccatgttgccacgttggattcatatgctcgaatcagtatgcctATATACGTTACGTCTCCTTCCTTCACGCTAtcctcgggtatgatacatgaaattgcatcaattttcaacgaggaatccgaatctgagcttcgattttgggtatcacgcgttttaggTCACATGTTCCAagttcgaaaatccgaaatgacgggcgccgcttaaaatgctatctcggctcctgttcgatggatttttctgaaattcggtgccaGGGtgtgatacatgaaatcgcatcgatttttttacgaggaatccgaatctgagcttcgattttgggtatcacgcgttttaaatcaaaatctgtcaaaaactcaaaattcaaaaaattcaaaatccgaaaatccgaaatgactgaagtaggtagcttaaaatgctatctcggctcctgttcgatggaattttctgaaattaggTGTCAgaaggtatttttcgacgggaaactcgaattttaagtcaatttttaagatcctcaaatccaagatggcggacgtgggctaaaatgctatctcggttcctTCGTTCGATTCTTATGAAACGCGGTGTCGCagagtatttttcaacgggaaactcgaatatttagtcaattttttaaaattctcaactaagatgttggatgtggcctaaaatgagccccgcTTCTGGcctcggtttctgtttgttagagctttgtgaaccgcgggatcagGGGTATTTCATGAGCCACCctgcgccgtccgcagcgcgcatggtGCACGACGCGCCTTTTATGATTACACTTcttctagcgttgagagttcactataAGTACTTCtcacgaccagtgtgtaattttaaaagtcgaaaattaaaaataaaaaaaatcatacacgATACCTATACGAGTTTCTCTACCAAAGCGCTCGccccgcaagaaatcgttcaccacccgcccgtcGGGAgcgccgcggcgtgctgccagcgcgaaacgcgcactgacgcctacaaacctacagggctacttcacgcattgcgcaatgcttgaagtatccctttaggtttgtaggcgtttcgagctggcagcacgccgcgccgcgccgcagcgtgtcaTAAACTTGCCACATTTAATAGGACAGAGTGTTAAAACATTGGCAATTTGCcatcaaattcgaaatcagCGACTCAAAAATCGTAGGACACGAAACTTTCGTAATCTTTCAGCCATTATCCTATtaatttcttcctattcttgagttttggatcATAGTGTGCCGCGGGCGGCGGTTCATAAAAATCTCCTCAGTGCTCAAATCGGAGCGAGGACAAGAAagtaaataaagtaatattATACCATTCgtgggggatttgcgatttattcACAAAATACCATCTTCTATGTATTCTATTACTCCTTTACAGTTCTGCTCGCCGCGTCAGAAACCTTTGTCATGATGCTCTTAATTTTAGCCGTATGTATTGTGGTTATTCGTGTCCTGTCCGCAATTTCTAATTTCACACGAGCTTATGATGTATTTACGCAAGAAACTAGTGTAgcaatccccctcccccccccccccccaatccttCGATTTGTCCATATAGTTCCAGTTGCAATTTAAATGCAGCAAAgaggaaataaagaaaaacaaatacttGGAATAATTATATGACCAGTCAAAAAAAGTTGGAGAATCCTGAACTGCTCCACCTCCATCAGATTCTTCTGCGCTCTGGACCATTCGCATAAAATGTACTGGACTATCAGTATCAACTTCCCTTTCTCTTGTGCTATTTTTAGGAATTATCTTCATCaaataaaatgatcattttgcCAGATAAATGGGTCATGTACAAGCCAAGCCTGGTTCTTAAGTACCTTCAAAACttggatgattttttttcctaattattATTCAAGTACTGAGTTTGTACTTCAAGCTTGAAAATTAGATTTTCCTTTACTTTGACTTAAAAAGAgacagggggaaaaaaaatcattctaaactAGAACAGATGGTGAACTGGCATTTCTCATTTGGCATGGAGTGACCTAAAATGTAGTGGATTATACTTACAGCTCAAATTCATTGATACTCTATAAATTTGATGTTACAGTGTTCGCTAttaatatcaaattttttttcattctgcaAACCGAAACAGTACTGATCGTTCAAAGAGTACAGAGCCTAAGTACAGTATTTGCTGCAGCAACATTCAAGTCTCTAGTTTACTTTTAATCATGTACCTAGGTTGTCGTTTCTGTTTGATTAAATATTGGTTCTGATGTTTCAACAGTTATACTTGACTCCTGCCATGGTGTTGTTTTATATTCTAAGTTTGAAATTCTCATCTGTATATATAGGCTGAATAGCCTGGtcgtgttttaaaaaaaaatgaataaatattcaTTATAAGACCTACAAAACtgccaaacatttttttccgaaCAAATCTTGCTAATAGACAGTAAATTTACTTAAATAGCAATTGCATGAACAAGCACAAAAATGATCTAACAACTCTGACAGGTGACATTGCATGTACCTTGACAATGTTGTACTTAACAAAACTAAAACATTGCTCGGCCTGGTTTGGTCCTTGTCCGTTCTATTAGAAATATTAGCACTTATTAGAGTACTCAAAACTATCAGCATAAAAATTAGCAATAAGGGGAATCAGCACATTATTTGATACCTACCAGAAACATAAAAAGCTGTGTTGGATTTATTATATAAAGGGGGACAAATTAATAATATGAAGTCATTAGAGACGCGGGTGAACTCCTTCAATATCATGCTGACACttgatctcaaaattttcatgttcagaaaaaaatgaacatttttgtaGGTCTTAACAACAAGTTGTTTTTCAAGCTGAGGATCTAGGGAGGCGGAATACTTAAATTCAAAGTGGTCAATGACctataaaatgtaaacaaaaatagataaatatagATATATTCTTTCATGAACTTTACAGTTGGTAGATGAAAGgaaagaaatgaacaaaagaactgtaagtacaaaaattttcgTGTGTTGAAATCGAACAAGTTCGTGATACTATCTTCTAAAAACAATtgatatgaaatttttagagCTAAGCTAGTAaggtagctttttaaaaaagaaacagacatttttttaatgtaaattttttatctGCATAAAACTAAGTATCTACTCCTGAGTCGTAAAAATACctaagaaaagacaaaaggacaCGACCTGTTTCAGTTCATGATAAAAAAGGCCTGATGATTTTcttgataaaacaaaaatgcaCTATAAAATAaaccataaaaaaacaaaagaaaaacactttaactGAAGATTATCTATAAGGTACTTGATGAAAGTAATAAAATCTTTCGCAGCACCTGCAAAGGAAACATAAAACACTTCTATCTAAAAATTTTCTGCAATAATCTGGCCGTGTAAGATAGAAGAAAGTTTACCTCAACTCAAAAATGATCTCAACTACATAGTAACCTGTGATGCATTAATGGTTGGAATGTTGTGATTTGGATAGTTTTGGGGAAAAAAGACtgacagaaaaaaatttgaacagagGTTTTTGACTCTTTTACAATGAACAAAGCACCAGTCGTGGAGTGGAGACCTGTTGGGAAAGATTCCAACACTTCAAAACAAAGGTAAAGGGAGACTTTAAAGAGGGAGATTCAGATACAGGGATACTATCAGACTGAATCGGTGAATAGCACTTTACAATTTCAGCTTTATTTCCAGTTATCAGCGTGTTTTTGTTttccctttcttcttttttcagtttcgtTGAGTAACGCCaacggaaaaaagaaaaaagaacaacaaaaaCTATGTTAGCTCTGATAGCATACCCGTGAATTCGTAAGAGCCTTGGAGTCAGTGATAGAAAATTGATGAACCAAAAGTTAAATAGCTGAGAAAATAAGTTTTCTAAAATATTTCCAATAACTTTCAccaaaacaagaagaaaaaaaataattatgactAAAGTACCTTCACTTACTTCCATACCTATTGCACTGGATATTACCCTCACTGACCGAAAAAGAGTTAAGAAAACAAAATGGCAACGTatattttttatctaattttcgTCAGCTGGCTTGAAAAAAACCATTACACGCTAGCAAGTTGCGTTTATTGATAAGTTCCTAAGTTAGGAAAATATTTTCCTAAAGAAAAGTGGAAAATAAGAAGGTGCTTAGTTGTACATCATAGATTTTGAATAACATGTTTGAGGTACACTAAAAGACTAGTTATAAAAGgtgttttcaatttcaaaaaaatgtatttgattTAAAGacattcttttttatttgatgattttttttttctttcttgagtcaaagaaattttctttaattacctagaatgaaataaatatttttttatttcaaagaataTGTTATTTGACGACAAATTAACATTACCTACTTTAGATTAAAAAGTCATTTGAATTGCAGAACATTTCATTCAGTTAGGTAAGAAAATGTCTTTACatcaaatacaatttttctttaattgaaaatatacattttctgaCCATTTTGTTCAGTGTAATTCTGATTTGACTGAAAAAACAATGCATAATTAAAAATCTTGGAGCTAAGTGTAGGTGAGCAGTTGATCAGAATATTAGCTAAATCTCAGGGGTGTGTACTGTGGTGACTCATGCATGCTGAATGCTTAGTGTCGCATTACCAAACTAGTAATAGGTAATTTCCTTAAACTAATGCTATTACGAAATCAATAGTAATATGCTTAAATGATGAAGATATGCAACTGCACCATTAATGGTATCCCCGTGTGATAGATCTGTACATTCACACAAGTTCTGTAAAGGTTCTCAAGAATGCTAACTCCTCATCTCAAAGGCCTTCCAAACATAGAATGCTTGGTTTTAAGTAATGTATACTTAAATGCAGCTTTAATTCTTGCTGATCAATTGCCTGACCTATCAAACTTGCACTTCAAGGTTTTTTAATAGAGATGCGGGATACAAAATTATCAACTTCTTCTTCATTTATCCAAACCCTCAAAGTTGgatcattccttaaaatgttaCTGTTGAATACCGATTTCCCCCCATGTGACTGAGGCACAATGCACCTAATTTTCGAGTTACGACACTGATTGTCGATGTAATATTTCATCATTAAATCATGAATAAAGCTTACATAGCGGTTGTCCCAACTACTGAGTGCACTTTGAGATAATACTGAAGGTCCTGAATTCACCATTCTCAAATAGTCTGGAGTGATAATAGGTACCACATAGTCCGTCTGTGAGAAACAACGCATTATGAATAGCTCAGGATTAGCACTGACAAATTTTCTTGTTCGTCAAGAATTAAAACTCCAACTGGGAATGACTCGGAGCGGTTCTCGCGTAGTCGCTGTGCAATCCTGAGTGCAACTTCTTTGCCATCATCAGCAAACGTTAACATAACAGTTCTCATTTTCCTGCTGGGTCGTTCGATGTTGGTGTTGAGCAAATTACTATTAGACTGAGGTTTTGGAGCCGAACGTTGGCACAGCGCAACTGACTGAATCGATGGTACAATAATTGGCTGCGGGGACTTGACAACCACCGGGGTTGGCATTTCAGTAACACTTAGCTCTCGCAAAGTAATAGGTAGTTCTTGCTTGATCCGAGAGTAATTGTTGGGTCTGAGTAAAAATTCGCCACAGCGGGTGATTTCATTGTTTTGAGTACATTCGTGGGAATTTTGGTTGTGTAATATAAAAACTGCATCCACCATTTTAGTGATGGAAATTTGGGCTTTGGTGACAGCATCAGGTCGTTGAATGTGGAGCAAGTTGTTCAAAACTTCACTTAAGCTGGCATTTTCACCTTGCGCAAAGGCCATCAAAACCAACTCGGTGCTGTCGATGTAACGATAATTTTCGATGCATCCTATCTGATGAAAACTGAGTCCTAAGTAACTAGCTAGATCTTTCCATCCATTGATCTGAGAGTTTGCTCCAGTTGAACTTATGGTGGAGCAAATATCCTGAAGAACCCTTTGGCCAACTGGGTGAAACAAGTAGGAGGCATGAATCCTAACAGTTCTAGTGAGCAAAACATTGTATGATTCATCAGAAACACGAGTACTCAGATTATTCCTGAGGCTTTCTAACTGCCGATTAATGTTCTTCCTGGCAATCATTGTCA
This window of the Bemisia tabaci chromosome 3, PGI_BMITA_v3 genome carries:
- the LOC140224251 gene encoding uncharacterized protein isoform X1 is translated as MWCVIVFKEDDTVGLIRQEWIVSNTPGEERTKYPPCTKRELIRKLLKISTPLQEVEKWATQAIIIKREAIESWPEALKLERMIADDSEGVSTDYEQLGRGHRVVKKRQMSDSDEENDHVMSTSVKPTRQPTAKRSAYDFANLEWPSCDVDESFGRYKIPSPLATSTQFVETECRKKSSAQSIRNPLSNKTNYDQRQRLPATPVQSSIAKPHAKTPCSNPSSANRPNVHQPRPVLQPQKPALSVAASRPNLHQPKPLLQPQKSAPSVAANRPNLHQPRPLLQPQKPAPSVAANRSNPHQRRPVLQPQKPAPSVAANRSHPHRQIPVPPVNQSAGNKLVSERCPVGREELVKALNNFSTVIEKIDKMSNIVGNLTHRVAKLSTTVESLTKTVAEMDSKISDLLIQESTLTNDSLNEILPLATEKSLKTFNRDLSDVTYHLNFIKFLRTKVKDTIGDSMRAIANLLMTDDLALCYSWTGHKGKKPIKENTHLFSAIAKAIRTKFPNATDKEIFEPFKRWLAHAEERLNPGMYKKSQNGNDEENNNFEDDCHLENDDVFNDNNFDESVEDELPQGGEEDELPQGGEEDELPQGGEEDELPQGGEEDMNIHEDREEVPVERFSLNDDVQYAINELFDGPNSPLDDSMAATYFQDSQLY
- the LOC140224251 gene encoding uncharacterized protein isoform X3; the encoded protein is MWCVIVFKEDDTVGLIRQEWIVSNTPGEERTKYPPCTKRELIRKLLKISTPLQEVEKWATQAIIIKREAIESWPEALKLERMIADDSEGVSTDYEQLGRGHRVVKKRQMSDSDEENDHVMSTSVKPTRQPTAKRSAYDFANLEWPSCDVDESFANRPNVHQPRPVLQPQKPALSVAASRPNLHQPKPLLQPQKSAPSVAANRPNLHQPRPLLQPQKPAPSVAANRSNPHQRRPVLQPQKPAPSVAANRSHPHRQIPVPPVNQSAGNKLVSERCPVGREELVKALNNFSTVIEKIDKMSNIVGNLTHRVAKLSTTVESLTKTVAEMDSKISDLLIQESTLTNDSLNEILPLATEKSLKTFNRDLSDVTYHLNFIKFLRTKVKDTIGDSMRAIANLLMTDDLALCYSWTGHKGKKPIKENTHLFSAIAKAIRTKFPNATDKEIFEPFKRWLAHAEERLNPGMYKKSQNGNDEENNNFEDDCHLENDDVFNDNNFDESVEDELPQGGEEDELPQGGEEDELPQGGEEDELPQGGEEDMNIHEDREEVPVERFSLNDDVQYAINELFDGPNSPLDDSMAATYFQDSQLY
- the LOC140224251 gene encoding uncharacterized protein isoform X2, which encodes MWCVIVFKEDDTVGLIRQEWIVSNTPGEERTKYPPCTKRELIRKLLKISTPLQEVEKWATQAIIIKREAIESWPEALKLERMIADDSEGVSTDYEQLGRGHRVVKKRQMSDSDEENDHVMSTSVKPTRQPTAKRSAYDFANLEWPSCDVDESFGRYKIPSPLATSTQFVETECRKKSSAQSIRNPLSNKTNYDQRQRLPATPVQSSIAKPHAKTPCSNPSSASRPNLHQPKPLLQPQKSAPSVAANRPNLHQPRPLLQPQKPAPSVAANRSNPHQRRPVLQPQKPAPSVAANRSHPHRQIPVPPVNQSAGNKLVSERCPVGREELVKALNNFSTVIEKIDKMSNIVGNLTHRVAKLSTTVESLTKTVAEMDSKISDLLIQESTLTNDSLNEILPLATEKSLKTFNRDLSDVTYHLNFIKFLRTKVKDTIGDSMRAIANLLMTDDLALCYSWTGHKGKKPIKENTHLFSAIAKAIRTKFPNATDKEIFEPFKRWLAHAEERLNPGMYKKSQNGNDEENNNFEDDCHLENDDVFNDNNFDESVEDELPQGGEEDELPQGGEEDELPQGGEEDELPQGGEEDMNIHEDREEVPVERFSLNDDVQYAINELFDGPNSPLDDSMAATYFQDSQLY